GTGCCTGAATTGGAAGAGTTATGGGCTATCATTCGGGATGAACTCCAGCGTTCGCTTACCCCCGTGGGGTATAAAACTTGGGTCACCACCGCGAAACCAATCGCGTTAAATCAGAATCAGCTCATTATCGAAGTTCCTGAAGATCTGCAAAAAGATTATTGGGAACGCAACCTGGCTACAAAAGTGGTTGAATATGTTTATCAACATACCGGCGGCGAGATCACACCGATCATTCAGACTGCCAATCACGATGAAATCCGACAAACCACTACCACATCGCCGCAAGAAGAAGTAGGGGAGCGTAATACCGCCACGATCACACCGACATTTATGCGGCCGACGCATTTAAATAGTCGTTATACTTTTGACACGTTTGTTACCGGTAAAGGCAATCAAATGGCGCACGCAGCGGCTTTAGTCGTTTCCGAAGAACCAGGGACGATGTATAATCCGCTGTTCTTTTATGGTGGTGTGGGCTTAGGTAAAACTCACTTGATGCATGCGATTGGCCACCAAATGTTAGCATTACGGCCAGATGCAAAGGTTAAATACGTGACGTCAGAGGCTTTTGCCAACGATTTTATCAATTCGATCCAAACACGGCAGCAAGAGCAGTTCCGTCAAGAATATCGCAGTGTCGATCTACTATTAGTGGATGATATTCAATTTTTCGCCGATAAAGAAGGAACGCAAGAGGAGTTTTTTCATACCTTTAATGCACTTTACGATGATAAGAAGCAAATCGTGCTGACTTCAGATCGCCTACCAAACGAGATTCCGAAGCTGCAGGAGCGCTTGGTTTCACGGTTTAAGTGGGGACTATCCGTTGATATTACGCCGCCAGATCTGGAAACCCGGATCGCCATTCTACGGAATAAAGCGGATGCGGAACAATTACAGATCCCAGATGAGACCTTAAGTTATATTGCTGGCCAGATCGACTCCAATATTCGCGAATTAGAAGGGGCTTTGGTCCGCGTTCAAGCCTATGCCACAATGAAGCATCTGACGATTTCGACTAGTTTAGCCGCGGACGCGTTAAAGAATCTGAAATTAGCGGGGAAAAATAATGAACTGTCGATCGCTGATATTCAAAATGAAGTCGCTAAGTACTATGAAGTTTCAGTAGCTGATCTTAAAGGGAAGAAACGGGTCAAAACAATCGTGATGCCGCGGCAGATCGCCATGTATCTGGCGCGCGAGATGACTGATAATTCATTACCTAAGATCGGTAAATCCTTTGGTGGCAAAGACCACACCACTGTGATTCATGCACACGAAAAAATCGCCCAAGCGTTAGAACAAAATGAGCGACTACAAAATGATGTCCGCGAACTAAAAAATAATTTACGCACCAATTAAAGAATGGTCGCAAAAGTTTTTAGTTCAAATCAAGGCGGTTATAATTTTAAGCACATGTGGATAAGTGCTTAGTTGTCCACGGAGATATCCACAGGTTATGCACATGTGGATATCTTTATTGTCTAAGCGATTTTTTAGTTTTCCACAGCATTAACAGCCCCTACTACTATTACTTAAAAATCTTTTATATAATATAACTAACCCTAACCGTGAACGGTTTTAGTTCGCGGACACAAAACAAGGAGGTTCTTCATCAAATGCAATTCTCTATCAAAAGATCGCTTTTCATTAAAAACCTAAATGATGTTCAGCGAGCAATTTCTTCAAAAACGACCATTCCAATACTAACAGGGTTGAAATTAGTGTTAACTGAAGCTGGCTTGATGCTAACGGGTAGTGACGCTGATATTTCGATCGAAGCGTTCATCTCAGCTGATGACGAAAAAAATGAATTAGAAGTTGGTTCAACCGGCTCAATCGTTTTACCTGCACGTTTCTTCGGTGAAATTGTTAAAAAGTTACCTGAAGATACATTAACTTTAGAGGTTAAAGATAATTTCCAAACCGAATTACGTTCTGGCCCTGCTGCTTTTACGATCAATGGCCTAGACGCCAATAATTACCCTAATTTGCCGGTGATCGATACTGACAAACAAGTGGTGTTAGATGCGGCGGTCTTAAAACAATTGATCGCTCAAACCGTAATCGCGGTTTCTAACCAAGAAAGTCGGCCAATTCTGACCGGGATCCATTTAGTTTTAGCGAATCAAGAACTTTTAGCGGTTGCCACTGATAGCCATCGCTTGAGTCAACGTAAGATCCAACTCGACATCGACGCTGATATTCACTACGATGTGATCATTCCTGGTAAGAGCCTAGTCGAGTTATCCCGGACATTAGGTGACGATGTGGAAAACGTTGAGATGCGGATCGCTGAAAACCAAGTCTTATTTGTTGCCGGCACAACATCCTTCTATTCACGGTTGTTAGAAGGCAACTATCCAGAAACTTCACGCTTGATCCCAACTAGTTCATCGACACAAGTTGAATTCAACGCGCCACAATTATTGTCAGCGATCGAACGGGCTTCCTTGTTATCACATGAAAGTCACAATAACGTGGTTAAGTTAGCGCTAGATCCAGCAACCAACAAGGTAACTATTTATGGGAATTCACCGGATGTTGGTAATGTAGAAGAATCACTAAATGGTCAAAATCTTTCTGGTGAAGAATTAGAAATTTCGTTTAACCCAGATTATATGAAAGATGCTTTGCGTTCCTTCGGCCAAACGGAAATTCGCGTGGCGTTCACCTCAGCGTTACGCCCATTCACATTAGTCCCAACAGAAGATGCCGATCATTTTATTCAATTGATCACCCCAGTACGAACCTTTTAGACGCAAAATAGTGTTGCTTAATTGCAGCGCTATTTTTTATGTCAAAAATTTGGTAAAAAACAACTGAATCAGCTCATAAGCGCTTATTTTTTAATTTTAGCGATTTTTAGTATTACTAGTGTCTTTTGCTTATTTCAAATTAACTAGCGTTAGACGGCGAAAATTAGCCGATTAGATTGTACTTTCGTGAATAAACAGGTATAATATAAGTAGTAATAAAACGGTCATTGACCGTTTTACAGCCTATGAACAGGGCGGCAGACAATCGGTGGCGTCCTATTTCATAATGGAAGCGTGGGGATATCGTTTTGAAGAAAATTGTCTACCTCGAGACAGCTTATTTAACGCTAGGACAGTTATTAAAGGAACAAGCTTTAATTGACTCCGGCGGTCAAGCTAAGTGGTTTTTACGTGAGCAGACTGTTTTTGTAAATGGAATACCGGAAGATCGGCGGGGCCGCAAATTAGTGGCTGGCGATGCGGTTGAAATTCCAGATACAGGCAGCTTTTTTTTGCGGTCAGCAACTTCGGATAAGGCTGATGAATAATGTACCTCGATCATTTGCAATTAACTGATTATCGCAATTACGCACGCCTCGACGTTGATTTTTCGTCAGGCGTGAATGTTTTGCTCGGTGAAAATGCCCAAGGCAAGACGAACCTGCTAGAAGCAATCTATGTGTTGGCCCTGACTAAAAGTCACCGCACGCATAACGAGAAGGATTTCATCAGGTGGCAGGCTGACTTTGCTAAGATCACTGGATTGGTACAAAAAAGTAGTGGTAAAGTACCGCTGGAATTGGTGATCAGCAGAAAGGGCAAAAAAGCAAAGATCAATCATCTGGAACAGGCTAAGCTTTCCCAATATGTTGGACAGCTGAATGTGATCTTGTTTGCCCCGGAAGATCTTTCCTTAGTGAAAGGTGCACCTTCAGTTCGCCGGCGCTTTATTGATATGGAATTTGGCCAGATGAGTCCCAAATATTTATACAATATCAGCCAATACAAAACGGTTTTGCGGCAACGTAATCAATATTTAAAACAGTTAAAGTATAAACAAGCGACGGATCGCGTTTTTTTGGAAGTTCTGTCCGATCAATTGGCTGAATACGGCAGTTCGATCATTCAACAGCGGTTGGATTTTCTGACTAAATTGGAAGGCTGGGCCCAAGTATTGCACCACGATATTAGTAAAGGTCGTGAGCAGCTGACGTTTGAATATGTCAGTCAGTTGAAAGAAACTAGCTTACAGCAGGCACTTCATGCTGATGTGGCTCATGAGATCGAACAGGGAACGACTTTAGTTGGCCCGCACCGCGATGATGTCCGTTTTTTGGTGAATGGCAAAAACGTACAGACCTTTGGCTCACAAGGGCAACAGCGGACAACTGCCTTATCAGTTAAGTTAGCGGAGATCGATTTGATGAAGGAACAAACTGGCGAGTATCCAGTTTTGTTGTTGGATGATGTGTTGTCAGAATTGGATGATATGCGGCAGACGCATTTGCTCAAAGCAATCCAAAATAAAGTCCAAACTTTTTTGACTACCACCAGTTTAAGTGGTGTGGCTAAAACGATGATTGAAGCACCGCGCGTCTTTCAAATCGCGCACGGTGAATTGCAACAGACGACAGATACGGAATGATCGATCAATATAACTATGTTTCTTGCGGTGACCGAAACGGTTTGAGTTGAGGAAACGCAGTTGCGGCCGTTGTCCATTTTGCTGGCGGCAATCGCGCTCATCAAAAACATGGCAAGCCGAAAACCGGCAAGTTCAGGTCGCAGCGCTACGAGCATCAGAAGCGTTTATTAGCGGGCTGTGCTAATAAATGATCATTTTCAGAGAGATAGAGGAGGAAAACTCACTTGACGGATGCAGAAAAAAAAGAAGAACGTTTAGAAGAACTGGCCAAGTCGTATGATGCTAGTCAGATCCAAGTCCTAGAAGGCCTAGAAGCTGTACGAAAACGTCCTGGGATGTATATCGGGACCACGACTTCACAAGGTTTACACCATTTGGTTTGGGAAATCGTTGATAATGGGATCGATGAAGCCTTAGCGGGTTTCGCTGACGAGATCAATGTAACGGTTGAAAAAGACAATTCGATCCGTGTGACTGATAATGGTCGGGGAATCCCCGTCGATATTCAGCAAAAGACTGGTCGGCCCGCGGTTGAAACAATTTTTACTGTGCTACATGCTGGTGGTAAATTTGGCGGCGGCGGATATAAAGTCTCTGGTGGGCTGCATGGTGTCGGTGCCTCTGTTGTTAACGCGCTATCGTCTAAGTTGACGGTCGAAGTGATCAAGGAAGGCCATCGTTACTACATGGACTTTAAGCGTGGTAAAGTAGCGACTCAATTAAAAGAGATCAGCACCGCGCCTGAACATGAACATGGGACAATTGTTCGTTTCTGGCCCGATCCAGATATTTTCCAAGAAACGACCGTTTATGACATTAAGATTTTGACGACACGAATCCGTGAGTTGGCCTTTTTGAACAAAGGTTTGCGGATCACGATCGAAGATCTACGTGGTGAAGAACCAAGTAAACAAGAATTCCACTATGAAGGTGGGATCAAGAGTTACGTTGAGTTCTTGGACAATGGTAAACAGGATCTGTTCCCTGAGCCGATCTATGTTGAAGGTGTTGAAAAAGGGATTACGGTGGAAGTTGCACTGCAATATACCGAAGATTATCACACTAATTTGATGACCTTTACCAACAACATTCATACCTACGAAGGTGGGACCCATGAAGCTGGTTTTAAAACCGCTTTGACTCGGGTGATCAACGATTATGCTCATAAAAACGGCTTGATGAAGGAAAACGAAGGTAATTTATCTGGTGAAGATGTGCGTGAAGGGATGACTGCAGTTGTCAGCATCAAGCATCCAGATCCACAATTTGAAGGCCAGACTAAGACTAAGTTAGGTAATTCAGATGCGCGGACAGTCACGGATCATACTTTTGCTGAAACCTTCTCTCGTTACTTGATGGAGAATCCTAAAATTGCGAAGCAAGTGGTCGATAAAGGCTTATTGGCTTCGAAAGCGCGTTTGGCAGCTAAACGGGCCCGGGAAGTGACGCGGAAGAAATCTGGTTTAGAAATTAGTAATTTACCCGGTAAATTAGCTGATAATTCTAGTAAAGATCCAGAAATCTCTGAATTATTTATCGTCGAAGGGGATTCTGCCGGCGGCTCTGCTAAACAAGGGCGCTCACGTTTGACTCAAGCAATTTTGCCGATCCGTGGGAAAATTTTGAATGTGGAAAAGGCCTCGATCGATCGTATTTTAGCTAATGAAGAAATTCGGACGCTGTTTACGGCGATGGGGACTGGTTTTGGTGATGAATTTGATTTGGCCAAAGCACGTTACCACAAATTGATCATCATGACCGATGCCGATGTCGATGGTGCTCATATTCGGACTTTGTTGCTGACCTTGTTCTATCGCTTCATGCGACCAGTGGTTGAAGCTGGATATGTCTATATCGCGCAGCCACCGTTGTATCAAGTGCGTCAAGGTAAGATGCAACGCTATATTGATTCTGATGAAGAATTAGAACAGATTTTAGGTACCTTACAACCAAGTCCTAAACCAGTTATTCAGCGTTATAAAGGTCTAGGTGAAATGGATGCGTCACAATTGTGGGAAACGACTATGGACCCAGATTACCGCCGCTTGTTGCGAGTCGATGTCACTGATGCTAAGGAAGCTGATGAAGTCTTCTCAATGTTGATGGGCGACAAAGTTGATCCACGGCGGAAGTTCATTGAAGAAAACGCCCATTATGTTGAAAATTTGGACGTTTAGCCTAAATTATTTGGAAAGTACAATTAATTTTAGTTGACAGCTAACACTAAATATTTTCGCCACGTGCACTTTTGACCTTAATTAAAGTGCGCTAGCTAACGGATTTTTTGAAGGGAGTTAAATAGTTAATGGCAGATGAACCACAAAATCGGCGAATCCAAGACGTCAACTTAGCCAAAACGATGCGAACCTCATTTCTTGATTATGCGATGAGTGTTATCGTGGCACGGGCTTTGCCTGACGTACGTGATGGACTTAAACCGGTCCATCGGCGGATTCTTTACGGGATGAGTGAATTAGGTGTCACCCCAGATAAGCCGTACAAAAAATCCGCACGTATTGTCGGTGATGTCATGGGTAAATTTCATCCTCATGGTGACTCGGCGATCTATGAATCAATGGTACGGATGGCACAAGACTTCAGTTATCGCTACATGTTAGTTGATGGTCATGGTAACTTCGGTTCTGTCGATGGTGATGGCGCGGCCGCAATGCGGTATACCGAAGCACGGATGAGCAAGATCGCCACAGAAATGTTGCGAGACATCAATAAAGATACGATCGATTATCAAGATAACTATGACGGTACTGAAAAGGAACCCGTTGTTTTACCCGCACGTTTTCCTAACCTGTTAGTTAACGGGGCCACTGGGATCGCGGTTGGGATGGCAACAAATATTCCGCCACACAATTTAGCTGAAGTCATCAGCGGATTACACCTGTTGATGGATAATCCTGATGCGACGACGGCTGACTTGATGGAAGCAATTCCAGGACCTGATTTTCCAACTGGCGGTTTAGTTATGGGTAAGTCGGGAATTCGGCGTGCTTACGAAACCGGTAAAGGCACGATTACCTTGCGGGCCAAAACTGAGATTCAAGAAGAAAAAAACGGTAAACAGCGGATCATTGTGACGGAAATTCCGTATATGGTCAATAAGGCTAAGTTAGTCGAACGGATCGCTGAATTAGCTCGTGATAAACGCTTAGAAGGCATCACTGACTTAAACGATGAATCTGATCGTGATGGTATGCGGATCGTTATCGATATTCGTCGTGATATGTCCGCTTCGGTCGTTTTAAATAATTTATATAAATTAACGCCAATGCAGACGTCATTTGGTTTTAATATGCTGGCGATCGTCGATAATACGCCGCGCTTGTTATCACTGAAAGAAATTCTGCAATATTACCTGAAGCATCAGGAACAAGTGATCCGGCGGCGGACTGAATTTGATCTGCGTAAAGCGAAAGCACGCGCACACATCTTAGCTGGTTTGCGAATTGCATTGGATCATATCGATGAGATCATTCGCATCATTCGTAGTTCGAAGACTGGTGAAGTCGCGAAATCATTATTGATCGAACGCTATGAATTAGACGACAAACAAGCACAAGCCATTTTGGATATGCGGTTGGTTCGTTTGACTGGATTGGAACGGGACAAGGTTGAAGCAGAATACGCGGAATTGATGAAGAAAATCGCTGATTACCAAGATATTTTGGCTAAACCTGAACGGATCCACAACATTATTTATCAAGAATTATTGGAAATTCAGAACAAGTTTGGCGACAAACGGCGGACTGAATTATTAGTTGGTGAAGTCTTGAGTCTTGAAGACGAAGATTTGATCGAAGAAGAAGATGTTGTGATCACCTTGACTCATAACGGCTACATCAAGCGGTTACCAGCGTCTGAATTTAAGACGCAAAATCGTGGTGGTCGTGGGATCCAAGGTATGGGGATGCATGATGACGACTTTATCGAACATCTAGTTTTCACCTCGACCCACGATATGCTGCTATTCTTCACCAATACCGGGAAAGTTTATCAAGCTAAAGGCTATGAGATTCCTGAATATGGTCGAACGGCTAAAGGAATCCCAGTGATCAACTTACTGGAGATCGATTCTGGTGAACGAATCCAAACGGTAGTTAACGTCGCTGCTGGTGCCAGTGATAATTATCTGATGTTTACGACACGCGAAGGGGTCACCAAACGGACCGCCGTTA
This is a stretch of genomic DNA from Loigolactobacillus coryniformis subsp. coryniformis KCTC 3167 = DSM 20001. It encodes these proteins:
- the gyrB gene encoding DNA topoisomerase (ATP-hydrolyzing) subunit B, which gives rise to MTDAEKKEERLEELAKSYDASQIQVLEGLEAVRKRPGMYIGTTTSQGLHHLVWEIVDNGIDEALAGFADEINVTVEKDNSIRVTDNGRGIPVDIQQKTGRPAVETIFTVLHAGGKFGGGGYKVSGGLHGVGASVVNALSSKLTVEVIKEGHRYYMDFKRGKVATQLKEISTAPEHEHGTIVRFWPDPDIFQETTVYDIKILTTRIRELAFLNKGLRITIEDLRGEEPSKQEFHYEGGIKSYVEFLDNGKQDLFPEPIYVEGVEKGITVEVALQYTEDYHTNLMTFTNNIHTYEGGTHEAGFKTALTRVINDYAHKNGLMKENEGNLSGEDVREGMTAVVSIKHPDPQFEGQTKTKLGNSDARTVTDHTFAETFSRYLMENPKIAKQVVDKGLLASKARLAAKRAREVTRKKSGLEISNLPGKLADNSSKDPEISELFIVEGDSAGGSAKQGRSRLTQAILPIRGKILNVEKASIDRILANEEIRTLFTAMGTGFGDEFDLAKARYHKLIIMTDADVDGAHIRTLLLTLFYRFMRPVVEAGYVYIAQPPLYQVRQGKMQRYIDSDEELEQILGTLQPSPKPVIQRYKGLGEMDASQLWETTMDPDYRRLLRVDVTDAKEADEVFSMLMGDKVDPRRKFIEENAHYVENLDV
- the dnaA gene encoding chromosomal replication initiator protein DnaA, with the translated sequence MPELEELWAIIRDELQRSLTPVGYKTWVTTAKPIALNQNQLIIEVPEDLQKDYWERNLATKVVEYVYQHTGGEITPIIQTANHDEIRQTTTTSPQEEVGERNTATITPTFMRPTHLNSRYTFDTFVTGKGNQMAHAAALVVSEEPGTMYNPLFFYGGVGLGKTHLMHAIGHQMLALRPDAKVKYVTSEAFANDFINSIQTRQQEQFRQEYRSVDLLLVDDIQFFADKEGTQEEFFHTFNALYDDKKQIVLTSDRLPNEIPKLQERLVSRFKWGLSVDITPPDLETRIAILRNKADAEQLQIPDETLSYIAGQIDSNIRELEGALVRVQAYATMKHLTISTSLAADALKNLKLAGKNNELSIADIQNEVAKYYEVSVADLKGKKRVKTIVMPRQIAMYLAREMTDNSLPKIGKSFGGKDHTTVIHAHEKIAQALEQNERLQNDVRELKNNLRTN
- the yaaA gene encoding S4 domain-containing protein YaaA, whose amino-acid sequence is MKKIVYLETAYLTLGQLLKEQALIDSGGQAKWFLREQTVFVNGIPEDRRGRKLVAGDAVEIPDTGSFFLRSATSDKADE
- the dnaN gene encoding DNA polymerase III subunit beta: MQFSIKRSLFIKNLNDVQRAISSKTTIPILTGLKLVLTEAGLMLTGSDADISIEAFISADDEKNELEVGSTGSIVLPARFFGEIVKKLPEDTLTLEVKDNFQTELRSGPAAFTINGLDANNYPNLPVIDTDKQVVLDAAVLKQLIAQTVIAVSNQESRPILTGIHLVLANQELLAVATDSHRLSQRKIQLDIDADIHYDVIIPGKSLVELSRTLGDDVENVEMRIAENQVLFVAGTTSFYSRLLEGNYPETSRLIPTSSSTQVEFNAPQLLSAIERASLLSHESHNNVVKLALDPATNKVTIYGNSPDVGNVEESLNGQNLSGEELEISFNPDYMKDALRSFGQTEIRVAFTSALRPFTLVPTEDADHFIQLITPVRTF
- the gyrA gene encoding DNA gyrase subunit A; protein product: MADEPQNRRIQDVNLAKTMRTSFLDYAMSVIVARALPDVRDGLKPVHRRILYGMSELGVTPDKPYKKSARIVGDVMGKFHPHGDSAIYESMVRMAQDFSYRYMLVDGHGNFGSVDGDGAAAMRYTEARMSKIATEMLRDINKDTIDYQDNYDGTEKEPVVLPARFPNLLVNGATGIAVGMATNIPPHNLAEVISGLHLLMDNPDATTADLMEAIPGPDFPTGGLVMGKSGIRRAYETGKGTITLRAKTEIQEEKNGKQRIIVTEIPYMVNKAKLVERIAELARDKRLEGITDLNDESDRDGMRIVIDIRRDMSASVVLNNLYKLTPMQTSFGFNMLAIVDNTPRLLSLKEILQYYLKHQEQVIRRRTEFDLRKAKARAHILAGLRIALDHIDEIIRIIRSSKTGEVAKSLLIERYELDDKQAQAILDMRLVRLTGLERDKVEAEYAELMKKIADYQDILAKPERIHNIIYQELLEIQNKFGDKRRTELLVGEVLSLEDEDLIEEEDVVITLTHNGYIKRLPASEFKTQNRGGRGIQGMGMHDDDFIEHLVFTSTHDMLLFFTNTGKVYQAKGYEIPEYGRTAKGIPVINLLEIDSGERIQTVVNVAAGASDNYLMFTTREGVTKRTAVSEFHNIRSNGLKAITLKESDELINVCLTDGKQNIIIGTHLGYAVSFAETAVRSMGRSATGVRGIRLREGDYVVGSDILSPDSEVLIISEKGYGKRTPAAQYPIKGRGGKGIKTVNVSAKNGPLAGLATVKGDEDIMLITNTGVVIRFHVRDVSQTGRATLGVRLIRVDDEAKVATMAKVAAEDEAAAPEETIADGTASSATTEQGSAQVDELVRRAEADQNDDQD
- the recF gene encoding DNA replication/repair protein RecF (All proteins in this family for which functions are known are DNA-binding proteins that assist the filamentation of RecA onto DNA for the initiation of recombination or recombinational repair.), which encodes MYLDHLQLTDYRNYARLDVDFSSGVNVLLGENAQGKTNLLEAIYVLALTKSHRTHNEKDFIRWQADFAKITGLVQKSSGKVPLELVISRKGKKAKINHLEQAKLSQYVGQLNVILFAPEDLSLVKGAPSVRRRFIDMEFGQMSPKYLYNISQYKTVLRQRNQYLKQLKYKQATDRVFLEVLSDQLAEYGSSIIQQRLDFLTKLEGWAQVLHHDISKGREQLTFEYVSQLKETSLQQALHADVAHEIEQGTTLVGPHRDDVRFLVNGKNVQTFGSQGQQRTTALSVKLAEIDLMKEQTGEYPVLLLDDVLSELDDMRQTHLLKAIQNKVQTFLTTTSLSGVAKTMIEAPRVFQIAHGELQQTTDTE